One genomic window of Psychrobacillus sp. INOP01 includes the following:
- a CDS encoding methyltransferase domain-containing protein: MTLYNPTTFLGWLSPHSIEWYQQLSELQRIYTYTWNSTHTKPNGESMFDEEVRKMVKDRKVLDVGCGHGEFTLQCSSIAKEIVGFDVTENFLEVAKVNEKSNLSFIVGNTKQGLPFEKDEFECAYIRKGPTSAYPALSKVVMKGGTILGLHPGDGSAKELPLIFPNLFDHSFGTPILNKIYQQLEISSFTSAELEHVTSTEYLHSPIDVLKIRCFGQTASVFERLKKENFSEITKIFEKNSTKQGLPITFSRYIVRLTI; encoded by the coding sequence ATGACATTATATAATCCAACAACCTTCTTAGGTTGGTTATCACCGCATTCCATCGAATGGTATCAACAACTTTCTGAGTTACAGCGTATTTATACATATACTTGGAACTCTACACATACTAAGCCTAATGGAGAATCTATGTTTGATGAAGAAGTAAGGAAGATGGTTAAAGACAGAAAAGTTTTGGACGTTGGTTGTGGACATGGAGAATTCACCCTTCAGTGTAGTTCAATTGCAAAAGAGATAGTAGGGTTTGATGTAACCGAAAATTTCCTAGAAGTTGCAAAGGTAAATGAAAAGTCGAATCTTTCATTCATTGTTGGAAATACAAAACAGGGATTACCTTTTGAAAAAGACGAGTTTGAATGCGCATACATTCGAAAGGGACCTACTTCTGCATATCCAGCCCTTTCAAAAGTAGTAATGAAGGGAGGAACAATTCTCGGGCTTCATCCCGGTGATGGATCCGCAAAAGAGCTTCCTTTAATTTTTCCAAATCTATTTGATCACTCTTTTGGAACACCAATATTAAATAAAATATATCAACAACTGGAGATTAGTAGCTTCACTTCCGCTGAACTCGAACATGTAACAAGTACAGAATATCTGCATTCCCCTATAGATGTATTAAAAATACGCTGCTTTGGTCAAACAGCATCGGTTTTTGAAAGGCTAAAGAAAGAAAATTTCTCGGAAATTACGAAAATATTTGAAAAAAATAGTACAAAGCAAGGACTACCTATAACCTTTTCACGCTATATAGTTCGTTTAACTATTTAA
- a CDS encoding TIGR02206 family membrane protein, with protein MESAFEMFSAVHISSIITLCLLILLLFFSRKRLSIQHQKVHLIERFFGLTLFIIDGCYYIWLVQTGRWDWGNSLPFELCSISLIVTIVLLWTGNKKLYPFVFYAGIGGAIQAVATPVLDINFPHFRFFHFFYTHFGIILTALYFTWVKGYRPTFKGVIQTMITLNILLPFLVAINFLVEGNYMFLREKPRGGSLLDLLGPYPWYILSLEFVAFIVFICLWFFFKENKEVNNDII; from the coding sequence TTGGAATCTGCCTTTGAAATGTTTTCAGCAGTACATATAAGTTCAATAATTACTTTATGTTTACTAATCCTTCTGTTATTTTTCAGTAGAAAAAGATTGTCTATTCAACACCAGAAAGTCCATCTCATTGAACGTTTTTTTGGTCTTACATTATTTATAATAGACGGCTGTTATTATATATGGCTTGTTCAAACAGGAAGATGGGATTGGGGCAACTCATTACCATTTGAACTATGTAGTATTAGTTTGATCGTAACGATTGTTTTATTGTGGACTGGGAACAAGAAACTCTATCCATTTGTTTTTTACGCTGGAATTGGGGGAGCTATTCAAGCAGTTGCCACACCGGTTTTGGATATTAACTTTCCACATTTTAGGTTCTTCCATTTCTTCTACACGCATTTTGGAATCATCTTAACTGCTCTTTATTTTACGTGGGTTAAAGGTTACAGGCCAACCTTTAAAGGGGTTATCCAGACGATGATAACGTTAAACATATTGCTACCCTTCCTTGTTGCTATAAATTTTTTAGTTGAAGGCAATTATATGTTTTTACGGGAAAAACCGAGAGGTGGAAGCTTATTGGATTTATTAGGTCCTTATCCATGGTATATTTTATCACTAGAATTTGTTGCTTTTATTGTATTTATTTGTTTATGGTTTTTCTTTAAAGAGAATAAGGAGGTTAATAATGACATTATATAA